A single region of the Gossypium arboreum isolate Shixiya-1 chromosome 12, ASM2569848v2, whole genome shotgun sequence genome encodes:
- the LOC108466966 gene encoding putative glutamine amidotransferase GAT1_2.1, with protein sequence MAFNNDLSVFLPRVLIVSRRSVRKNKFVDFVGEYHLDLIVTYGAVPVIVPRVNGVHMLLDSFEPIHGVLLCEGEDIDPSLYEPETSGLSPEEIEEIRRLHASDTAVDKEKDSIELRLAKLCLERNIPYMGICRGSQVLNVACGGTLYQDIGKELTRKLPEDQRVVHMDYDNYDGHRHFVKVVENTPLHCWFKDSLEVGKMDILVNSYHHQGVKRLAQRFVPMAFAPDGLIEGFYDPDAYNPEEGKFIMGLQFHPERMRRPDSEEFDYPGCPSAYQEFVKAVLAYQKKLNSSTALPKQLKLNKEMEHKRKIIVRSFSLAKNLYTAGIEMNPTKQSELEAGAEFLESNTVLSVQQENRLKQMGATVRNGSRYIEKLKLNEERDRLARNVMGKMSVEQLSDLMSFYHMMGQICSEVLERKLNGIVNDNAC encoded by the exons ATGGCTTTCAACAATGATCTCTCCGTTTTCCTCCCTCGTGTTCTTATCGTCTCTAGACGTAGCGTTCGCAAGAATAAGTTTGTAGATTTTGTTG GTGAATACCATCTTGATCTTATAGTCACCTATGGTGCAGTTCCGGTGATTGTGCCCCGAGTCAATGGGGTTCATATGTTATTGGATAGTTTCGAGCCAATCCACGGTGTTCTTCTTTGCGAAGGCGAAGACATCGATCCATCTTTGTACGAACCCGAAACGTCAGGGCTTTCACCTGAAGAAATTGAAGAAATCAGGAGACTGCATGCAAGTGATACAGCCGTGGATAAAGAGAAAGATTCAATAGAGTTGAGGCTAGCGAAGCTTTGCCTTGAAAGGAACATTCCTTATATGGGGATTTGCAGGGGTTCCCAGGTTCTGAATGTTGCTTGCGGCGGTACCCTTTATCAAGATATTGGCAAAGAATTGACAAGGAAATTGCCAGAAGATCAAAGGGTAGTGCACATGGATTATGATAATTATGATGGGCATAGGCATTTTGTGAAGGTGGTGGAGAACACCCCTTTGCATTGCTGGTTTAAGGATTCGTTGGAAGTAGGGAAGATGGATATTTTGGTCAACAGTTATCATCATCAGGGTGTCAAGAGATTGGCACAACGATTTGTGCCCATGGCTTTCGCACCAGATGGCTTGATTGAAGGGTTCTATGACCCAGATGCCTATAATCCTGAAGAGGGTAAATTCATAATGGGACTTCAATTCCATCCAGAGAGAATGAGGCGGCCTGATTCTGAAGAATTTGATTATCCAGGATGCCCATCTGCTTATCAG GAATTTGTGAAGGCAGTACTTGCTTATCAGAAGAAACTTAATAGCTCAACAGCTTTGCCAAAGCAATTGAAGCTCAACAAAGAAATGGAACACAAAAGGAAAATCATAGTCCGAAGCTTCTCACTCGCAAAGAATCTATACACTGCAGGAATTGAGATGAATCCTACTAAACAATCTGAACTTGAAGCTGGAGCAGAATTTCTGGAG TCAAACACAGTCCTGAGCGTGCAACAAGAGAACAGGCTGAAGCAGATGGGGGCAACAGTGAGAAACGGGAGCCGTTACATTGAAAAGCTCAAGTTAAACGAAGAAAGGGACAGATTAGCAAGAAATGTAATGGGGAAAATGTCGGTTGAACAATTGTCTGATCTTATGTCATTCTACCATATGATGGGGCAGATCTGCTCTGAAGTTTTGGAAAGAAAACTAAATGGCATCGTAAATGACAATGCTTGCTAA
- the LOC108472889 gene encoding uncharacterized protein LOC108472889 gives MAPARIGKAAVDKLRKYGAKEFRAKVDDDAEGAEFCLENTVRMLDELSYTPEECLKCVVSLLKDTTYHWWKTVSLVVPKEDITWEFFQAEFKKKYNNQRSLDPKRKEFLELKQGNKTVLEYEKEFVRLIQYATEWVRSETEMCKRLEEGLNEEIKLLIGILEIENLPH, from the coding sequence ATGGCACCCGCGAGAATTGGTAAAGCCGCAGTAgacaaacttagaaaatatggggctaaagagtttagagctaaggtTGACGATGATGCTGAAGGAGCTGAGTTCTGCCTCGAGAATACTGTGCGAATGCTGGATGAATTGTCAtatacacctgaggaatgcttgaagtgtgttgtatctctttTGAAAGATacaacatatcattggtggaagacagtaTCCTTAGTTGTACCAAAGGAAGACATtacgtgggagttcttccaagctgagtttaaaaagaaatacaacAATCAAAGGTCTTTGGATCcgaagcggaaggagttcctggaactcaaacaaggaaataagactgtgttAGAGTACGAAAAGGAATTCGTGAGGTTAATTCAGTATGCAACGGAGTGGGTCCGATCAGAGACAGAAATGTGTAAGCGCCTTGAGGAAggcttgaatgaggaaattaaattactgattgggatccttgagataGAGAATTTACCACATTAG